Genomic segment of Planctomycetota bacterium:
TGCCGTATTTCTCGGCCTCCTTTTCGCCGGTGAACTTGGTGACCATCAGGTCCAGGTCTTCCTTGCGGAACCGGGTGGAATCGCCCACCTTGAAGTAGGTCAGTTTGCCGTCCTTCATCCAGCGGAATACGGTCTGTTCGCTGACATCCAGGTATTCACAGGCCTCGCGGATGGAATACCAGTCCTTGCCGGTCTGCGGCTCCAGGGTCGGGGTCTTCAGTTTCTTAGTCATAAGCACCTCACTTTCTTTAGTAAGCGGATTAAACGGATTTATCTGATTAATCGGCAATTCTCCATTTCTTTATTTCAACTGCATTCGGCCATCTCAGGACAATCTTATTAACATCGCTACCCATATTACGAGCATAGATTGTGCCTTCTTGATTAACAATATACGTGTTGGTGCAGTAATAGTTCCCGTATTCTACCGGATATGCCATAAAGGCAAACTCGTGTGAATTAGTTGCCAGTATCTTATTTGGTCCGACAGGATTCTGATTGTATGGCATGCCATTCTCATTCGTAATCATTGCCATATAGCAATAACCGGATTTTGAAGTAGGTGTTACCTCCATCCATGGTTCTATTTTCATGGTGCCAAAAGGTGTATTTCCTCCAACCGGTGAGGCAGGAATCATATCAGCGCGCGCTAAATCGACAGAAATAAACGAAACCTTAATTGCACGATTTGGACGATAGGTACGATTAAGGCATGAGATATCATAGGTCCAATAGTTCTTGATGCCATTACCATCGCAATCCTGCTGAATCCATATTGCTTCAGCATTTACAAATAACCGCAACGAGCTGACAGCGGAGCTTTGATTTAGACCAGCACAACTTGGTCCGTGTGTATTAAACCAAATAAAGCCTATGTATAGAAGTATAGCAAGAACGTTTGATATGAGCCCAAATTTAGTCAGTGTTGTTCCCCTTAAATTATTTCTTTTGATCCGTAACAGTGATGATATAGTAATGCAAAACAGAACGATACTAATAATAATTAGTGCTAATAGTATAATACCAAGGTAATGATCAAGAAAGCGGTTATAGTAGAAATTGATATCTATAGGTAAAATAATTAGACTGATTATGAAAAGCGATGGAGGAGTTAACGACAATATAAATATCGCCACAGCCAACTTCGATAGGGGTCTCTGTTCCATAAATCGCTCCTTTTTAATCTGCCACCCGCCATAACCTGCCGCCAGGTCCTGTGACGCTGGTGGGATTAACGCCGGGCCAGGTCAGGATAATCTTATTGGCATCGCTTCCGGTATCGTTAGCATAAATCGTGCCTT
This window contains:
- a CDS encoding helix-turn-helix domain-containing protein, which produces MTKKLKTPTLEPQTGKDWYSIREACEYLDVSEQTVFRWMKDGKLTYFKVGDSTRFRKEDLDLMVTKFTGEKEAEKYGTKCVSCGHSVLIPGRVAGTGKVYFKPYKTRFFTLLESSVNIEAKTCPKCGFVQVFADTEKLNKLIKTKKE
- a CDS encoding DUF2950 family protein; its protein translation is MEQRPLSKLAVAIFILSLTPPSLFIISLIILPIDINFYYNRFLDHYLGIILLALIIISIVLFCITISSLLRIKRNNLRGTTLTKFGLISNVLAILLYIGFIWFNTHGPSCAGLNQSSAVSSLRLFVNAEAIWIQQDCDGNGIKNYWTYDISCLNRTYRPNRAIKVSFISVDLARADMIPASPVGGNTPFGTMKIEPWMEVTPTSKSGYCYMAMITNENGMPYNQNPVGPNKILATNSHEFAFMAYPVEYGNYYCTNTYIVNQEGTIYARNMGSDVNKIVLRWPNAVEIKKWRIAD